In Balearica regulorum gibbericeps isolate bBalReg1 chromosome 14, bBalReg1.pri, whole genome shotgun sequence, one genomic interval encodes:
- the FAXDC2 gene encoding fatty acid hydroxylase domain-containing protein 2 isoform X1 codes for MKKDSGYSTMAEQQKQEEKLWDALKITACVLGTGLLIITALANSVSWYVQTIWDALGHFWQTTWLKFYYLFEGNEWTIFLLGAALIPTLAFWCFNGILMVADVTGKPVFITRYRIQLGKNDPVDTKKLRQAIYTVLCNQFCISLPMLVAMFYVMKWWGNTFSKELPTFHWFLVELSIFTLIEEILFYYTHRLVHLPLLYKHIHKKHHEWTAPIGVVSIYAHPVEHILSNTLPVMTGPMVMGSHVVSIAAWFSLALVTTSISHCGYHLPFLPSPEFHDFHHLKFNQCYGVLGVLDYLHGTDTVFRKTKAYERHRVLLSLTPLSESIPEGPKRAE; via the exons atgaaaaaagacTCTGGATATTCCACCATGgctgagcagcagaagcag GAAGAGAAGCTCTGGGATGCCCTGAAGATCACTGCCTGCGTCCTTGGTACAGGCCTGCTCATAATCACTGCCTTAGCAAACTCTGTTTCTTG GTACGTGCAGACTATTTGGGATGCTTTAGGCCATTTCTGGCAAACAACATGGCTAAAGTTCTACTACCTGTTTGAGGGAAATGAGTGGACAATCTTCCTCCTTG GGGCTGCACTGATTCCTACCCTCGCTTTCTGGTGCTTCAATGGAATCCTTATGGTGGCTGATGTAACAGGAAAGCCGGTTTTCATTACTCGCTATCGCATTCAGCTGGGCAAGAATGATCCT GTGGACACAAAGAAATTGCGCCAAGCCATCTACACAGTGCTGTGTAATCAGTTCTGTATCTCCTTGCCCATGCTTGTGGCCATGTTCTATGTCATGAAATGGTGGGGCAACACCTTCAGCAAGGAATTACCCACCTTCCACTGGTTTCTTGTGGAGCTAAGCATCTTTACCTTAATAGAGGAAATTCTTTTCTACTATACACACAG GCTTGTTCACCTCCCGCTCCTGTACAAGCACATTCACAAGAAGCACCACGAATGGACAGCCCCCATTGGTGTGGTCTCCATTTATGCTCACCCAGTAGAACACATA CTCTCCAACACGTTGCCTGTCATGACTGGCCCGATGGTCATGGGGTCTCATGTTGTTTCAATCGCAGCCTGGTTCTCCCTTGCTCTCGTAACAACAAGCATTTCGCACTGCGGCTACCACCTGCCCTTCCTACCGTCGCCGGAGTTCCACGACTTCCACCACCTCAA GTTCAACCAGTGCTACGGAGTCCTGGGAGTGCTGGATTACCTGCATGGAACGGATACAGTGTTCAGAAAAACCAAAGCCTACGAGAGGCATAGGGTCCTCCTCAGCCTCACACCACTCTCAGAAAGCATCCCCGAGGGACCCAAGAGGGCAGAGTGA